A stretch of the Medicago truncatula cultivar Jemalong A17 chromosome 5, MtrunA17r5.0-ANR, whole genome shotgun sequence genome encodes the following:
- the LOC112421909 gene encoding uncharacterized protein, producing the protein MASNSGSLPPPPVFSGENYDLWAVKMKTYLRAQSLWDVVENGNNPPPLPNNPTLAQIRNHSDEVAKEGRALAIIHAALHDDIFIKILNLEIAKEAWNKLMEEYQGSERTKKMKVLNLRREFEALKMKETETVREFSDRISKVVTQIRLLGEDLSDQRVVEKILVCLPEMFEAKISSLEENKNFSEITVAELVNALQASEQRRSLRMEENVEGAFLANNKGKNQSFKSFGKKKFPPCPHCKKDTHLDKFCWYRPGVKCRACNQLGHVEKVCKNKTNQQEQEARVVEHHQEDEEQLFKASCYLACSSKETWLIDSGCTNHMTNNVSFFKELDEFFYSKVVIGNGQHVEVKGKGVVAVETLSGIKYISDVLFVPEINQSLLSVGQMMEKNYSLHFKNMKCTIFDPDGSKLMIVEMRGKSFPVEWKKTSLRVFPNRVDANFSAQKRGTLDDNNYARCNIAMLETARYTEAANFEGCKVTMQEEKKIIEKDVDCNVVDASLYDLCFFQNESGYLLDYAESDDVKTASDCVFSFGHVVSDWNLKKQEGITQSSTKAQCVSAATDTEIWPVKFYQMKVGKMRSMFGVFSRKISRRSVGD; encoded by the coding sequence ATGGCTTCCAATAGTGGTTCTTTACCTCCACCTCCTGTGTTTTCAGGAGAAAACTATGATTTGTGGGCTGTAAAAATGAAGACTTATTTGAGAGCTCAAAGTTTGTGGGATGTGGTTGAAAATGGCAACAACCCACCACCTCTCCCAAACAACCCAACATTAGCTCAAATAAGAAATCATAGTGATGAAGTGGCAAAAGAAGGTAGAGCTCTTGCCATAATACATGCAGCTCTACATGATGATATTTTTATCAAGATTTTGAATCTTGAAATTGCAAAAGAAGCTTGGAACAAGCTGATGGAGGAGTACCAAGGAAgtgaaagaacaaagaaaatgaaagtgcTAAACTTGAGAAGAGAGTTTGAAGcactaaaaatgaaagaaactgAAACTGTTAGAGAGTTTTCTGACAGAATTTCTAAAGTTGTTACACAAATCAGATTGTTGGGAGAAGATCTCAGTGATCAAAGAGTTGTGGAAAAAATACTGGTGTGTCTTCCAGAGATGTTTGAAGCAAAAATTTCATCTCTTgaagaaaataagaatttttctGAAATCACAGTTGCAGAGCTTGTTAATGCTTTGCAAGCTTCTGAACAAAGAAGATCTTTAAGGATGGAAGAAAATGTTGAAGGTGCCTTTTTGGCCAACAACAAAGGCAAAAATCAAAGCTTTAAAAGTTTTGGGAAAAAGAAGTTTCCACCGTGTCCACATTGCAAAAAGGATACTCATTTAGACAAGTTTTGTTGGTATAGGCCAGGAGTTAAATGTAGAGCTTGTAACCAACTTGGTCATGTGGAGAAGGtttgcaaaaacaaaacaaaccagCAGGAACAAGAAGCCCGAGTTGTTGAGCACCACCAAGAAGATGAGGAGCAATTGTTTAAGGCTTCTTGCTATTTAGCATGTAGTAGCAAAGAAACATGGCTAATAGATAGTGGATGCACCAATCATATGACTAacaatgttagtttttttaaagaacttgatgaatttttttactcCAAAGTTGTCATTGGCAATGGACAACATGTTGAGGTCAAAGGCAAAGGAGTTGTAGCTGTTGAAACTCTCTCAggtataaaatatatttcagatgtTTTATTTGTGCCTGAGATAAATCAAAGTCTTTTGAGTGTTGGACAAATGATGGAGAAAAACTATTCTTTGCACTTTAAGAATATGAAATGCACAATTTTTGATCCTGATGGATCTAAATTAATGATTGTTGAAATGAGAGGAAAAAGCTTTCCAGTGGAGTGGAAGAAGACATCCTTGCGTGTTTTTCCAAATAGAGTTGATGCAAATTTTTCAGCTCAGAAAAGAGGAACTTTGGATGACAACAATTATGCTAGATGCAATATTGCTATGTTAGAGACTGCAAGGTATACTGAAGCTGCTAATTTTGAGGGCTGTAAAGTTACCATGCAGGAGGAGAAAAAGATCATAGAAAAGGATGTTGATTGTAATGTTGTTGATGCCTCTCTTTATGACTTgtgtttttttcaaaatgaaagtgGATACCTCCTAGATTATGCTGAAAGCGATGATGTCAAGACTGCATCTGATTGTGTTTTTTCATTTGGTCATGTTGTGTCTGATTGGAATTTGAAGAAGCAAGAAGGGATCACCCAATCATCAACTAAAGCTCAATGTGTTTCCGCTGCAACAGATACAGAAATTTGGCCAGTGAAGTTTTATCAGATGAAGGTTGGAAAGATGAGATCAATGTTTGgagttttttcaagaaaaatatcaAGGAGGAGTGTTGGAGATTGA